The genomic window TAGAAAGATCTGGCATACCGTCGAGTTTTAGCAAGCGATCCATATCGAGTAGAATCACCATTTTGTTGTCTATATTTGCTAGCCCTCGAATAAACTCAGTAGCAACAGAATCACCTAGGTCGGGGGCGGGCTTCATATCGCGAGGGTTAAGGGTATATACATCGCTAACTGCATCCACAACTATGCCAACCGTACGGCTGCCTTGTGCAGTTTTTACTTTTAAAACAATTACTACTGTAATCGGCGAGTAATCCACAACCTCCAGACTAAAACACGTACGCAAATCGATAACAGGCACGATGGTGCCACGCAAATTAATTACCCCTTTTATATGATCGGGCGCGTTAGGCAGTGGCGTGGCCGACTCCCAACCGCGAATTTCTTGAACGCAAAGAATATCCACGCCGTATTCTTCCTCTGCCACAATAAAGGTTAAGTATTGATCGGTTACGCTAGAATCCAAACCGCCATCCATAGCGGTATTATTAGTTCCCGTAGATGACCGATCAAGATTGTCAGTTTTTTCCATCGGTTCCATTACTTACCACCTCGTATTAATTTAGCGTTTTTGTACTGCGCATAACCTGATAGCCATCGACACGCGTACTGGTATTTTGCGCAACCACTAGCTTTTGAGAAAACAGGTCGACAATACTTTGCACATCTAAAATAAGCGCCACCGTACCGTCACCCAATATTGTTGCGCCAGAAACACCTTCAACCTGTTTGTAATTTTGCTCTAAGCTTTTTATTACCACCTGTTGCTGGCCTAATAACTCGTCAACAATTACCCCAACCTTCTGACCATCGAATTCCACCACTACCATCAGTGCGCCTTCAATCGAATCGGTATCAGAAGGAATAGAAAAGGTTTTACTTAACTCGATAATGGGAACATATTCATCGCGCAAGCGAAAAACCTGTTGCCCGCCAGCTAGCTGGTTTACGTATTCGCTGCGACACTGCATAGATTCCACAATAGAAATAAGCGGGAAAATATAAATATTGCCGCCAACGCGAATTAACTGACCATCGAGAATAGCAAGGGTAAGTGGCAAACGAATTGTGATAGTAGAACCTTCACCTAGCTTAGACGCTATATCGACAGCGCCATTTAAAGCTTGAATATTACGCTTAACCACATCCATACCTACACCGCGACCAGATACATCCGTAACCGCTGCGGCAGTAGAAAAGCCTGGCTGAAATATAAGATCGTAAACTTGCTCGTCAGTCATCATTGCTGCATCACTAGCACTTATTATTTTTTTGTCTATCGCTTTTTGCAAAACCTTATCGCGATTCAAACCAGCGCCGTCGTCTTTTATTTCAATAACGATATTGCCGCCTTTATGGTAGGCATCAAGCGTAATGGTGCCCACTTCTGGTTTGCCTGCGGCTAGCCGCGCTGCGGGCAGTTCTATACCGTGATCCACAGCATTGCGCACTAGGTGAACCAGTGGGTCACCAATTTTTTCCATAACTGTTTTGTCTAGCTCTGTATTTTCGCCGTGTATTACCAGCTCGACTTGCTTCTCTAAACGCTGGCTTAAATCACGCACCAAACGTGGAAAGCGATTAAAAGAAAAGCTAATAGGCAGCATGCGTATACGCATTACGCCTTCTTGTAATTCTCGGGTGTTTTGCT from Saccharophagus degradans 2-40 includes these protein-coding regions:
- a CDS encoding chemotaxis protein CheW, with product MEPMEKTDNLDRSSTGTNNTAMDGGLDSSVTDQYLTFIVAEEEYGVDILCVQEIRGWESATPLPNAPDHIKGVINLRGTIVPVIDLRTCFSLEVVDYSPITVVIVLKVKTAQGSRTVGIVVDAVSDVYTLNPRDMKPAPDLGDSVATEFIRGLANIDNKMVILLDMDRLLKLDGMPDLSTLKDQVQV